The following are encoded in a window of Sphaerisporangium siamense genomic DNA:
- a CDS encoding DUF3000 domain-containing protein codes for MTIGDAPPAPAAFRRALASLRPAQVRPEIELEDIPAPQRLAPYSGAVGGSVYRGDDELAVGRLIMLFDPDGQRGWDGPFRLVAYVRADMEPEITSDPMLGPVAWSWLTESLESHGAGYAAAGGTVTRAVSEGFGDKAADPVTTELELRASWSPLEEDLSAHVAAWCDLMCLAAGIPPLPPDVAALPPRSARREDPEPFRT; via the coding sequence ATGACCATCGGTGACGCGCCGCCGGCCCCCGCAGCGTTCAGGCGGGCCCTCGCGAGCCTGCGTCCCGCCCAGGTCAGGCCCGAGATCGAGCTGGAGGACATCCCCGCGCCGCAGCGGCTGGCCCCCTATTCCGGCGCGGTCGGCGGGTCGGTCTACCGCGGCGACGACGAGCTCGCCGTCGGCCGGCTGATCATGCTGTTCGACCCCGACGGCCAGCGCGGCTGGGACGGCCCGTTCCGCCTCGTCGCCTACGTACGCGCCGACATGGAGCCGGAGATCACCTCCGACCCGATGCTCGGTCCCGTGGCGTGGAGCTGGCTGACCGAGTCCCTCGAATCCCACGGGGCCGGGTACGCCGCGGCCGGCGGCACCGTGACCCGCGCCGTGTCCGAGGGCTTCGGCGACAAGGCCGCCGATCCGGTCACCACCGAGCTGGAGCTGCGCGCGTCGTGGTCCCCCCTGGAGGAGGACCTCTCGGCCCACGTCGCGGCCTGGTGTGACCTGATGTGCCTCGCGGCGGGCATCCCACCCCTGCCACCTGACGTCGCGGCCCTCCCGCCGCGGTCCGCGCGTCGAGAAGACCCGGAGCCCTTCAGGACGTGA
- a CDS encoding LacI family DNA-binding transcriptional regulator yields the protein MTTLEDVAKHAGVSLATASRVLNGSSRHVGADLRRRVESAAARLGYRVDATAQTLARGASNVVGLVIQDLIDPYFAVIADGAIRAADRHGMVTTLGTTYRDPEREIALVATLHAQRARVVLLAGSRVADEAVLRRQRAELDVYRSAGGRVAVIGQDVLGTDTVAPRNREGAYDLAVALAGLGHRRFAVLAGPPVLLTAIDRTQGFVEALADLGLPPPLLVHGDFDRDGGRDAACRLIAMDHDVTCVFAVNDLMATGALAGLREHGVRVPRDLSLAGFDGTSSIRDPVPSLATVRLPLARMGAMALDLALSGEGVPRHERVTGEVVLRDSVRPLARTPSVPSAPPVPPASSVPSAPAAVPANRSAASPGARPPHS from the coding sequence ATGACCACGCTCGAAGACGTCGCCAAGCACGCGGGAGTCTCGCTCGCCACCGCCTCGCGGGTCCTGAACGGCAGCAGCCGCCACGTGGGGGCGGACCTGCGGCGCAGGGTCGAGTCCGCGGCCGCCCGGCTCGGCTACCGCGTGGACGCCACCGCGCAGACTCTGGCGCGCGGCGCCAGCAACGTCGTCGGCCTGGTCATCCAGGACCTCATCGACCCCTACTTCGCGGTCATCGCCGACGGCGCCATCCGCGCGGCCGACCGGCACGGGATGGTCACCACCCTGGGCACCACCTACCGCGACCCGGAGCGCGAGATCGCGCTGGTGGCCACCCTGCACGCCCAGCGCGCCCGGGTGGTGCTCCTGGCCGGGTCCCGCGTCGCCGACGAGGCCGTGCTGCGGCGGCAGCGCGCCGAGCTGGACGTGTACCGCTCCGCCGGGGGACGGGTCGCGGTCATTGGGCAGGACGTCCTCGGCACCGACACCGTGGCGCCGAGGAACCGCGAGGGCGCCTATGACCTGGCGGTGGCGCTGGCGGGCCTCGGCCACCGCCGGTTCGCCGTGCTCGCCGGCCCGCCCGTCCTCCTGACCGCGATCGACAGGACCCAGGGGTTCGTCGAAGCGCTCGCCGACCTCGGCCTGCCGCCCCCGCTCCTGGTGCACGGCGACTTCGACCGGGACGGCGGCCGTGACGCCGCCTGCCGGCTCATCGCCATGGACCACGACGTCACCTGCGTGTTCGCCGTGAACGACCTCATGGCGACCGGGGCGCTGGCCGGGCTGCGCGAGCACGGCGTCCGGGTGCCGCGCGATCTCTCCCTGGCGGGGTTCGACGGCACCAGCTCCATACGCGACCCCGTGCCGTCCCTCGCCACCGTGCGGCTGCCGCTGGCGCGGATGGGCGCGATGGCGCTCGACCTGGCCCTCAGCGGCGAAGGCGTGCCCCGGCACGAGCGCGTCACCGGCGAGGTCGTGCTGCGCGACAGCGTCAGGCCCCTGGCCCGGACGCCCTCGGTTCCGTCCGCGCCCCCTGTGCCGCCCGCGTCCTCTGTGCCCTCCGCGCCCGCCGCGGTGCCCGCTAACCGGTCAGCGGCGTCGCCGGGGGCTCGTCCACCTCACTCTTGA
- a CDS encoding neutral zinc metallopeptidase, whose amino-acid sequence MRKLSLAILLTLVATLALQGRSWAYPIKNAPILTRNALYASGPLGRVSCPEPPVEAGDVASVKNYLVPLVRCLDTVWAAQFKKARLPFVKPGVRFLTKPQRACGRKWGKNIQAIYCNPTRQIVFLLDKSIVDDPGDLFLMDVIAHEYGHHVQNLAGMWKAYDRLPGRGENEYLEQTRRHELQAECLAGAFIGAVWPSLDRTAEDWNDLVAADRRSGDEIADVRDHGKGRNIANWLSRGYKATAPSACNTWIAGSAMVA is encoded by the coding sequence ATGCGAAAGCTCTCCCTCGCCATCCTTTTAACCCTGGTCGCGACCCTGGCACTGCAGGGACGTTCCTGGGCTTACCCGATCAAGAACGCCCCCATCCTCACCCGCAACGCGCTGTACGCCTCGGGCCCTCTCGGCCGGGTGTCCTGCCCGGAGCCGCCGGTGGAGGCGGGCGACGTCGCCTCGGTCAAGAACTATCTGGTCCCGCTGGTGAGGTGCCTCGACACCGTGTGGGCCGCCCAGTTCAAGAAGGCCCGTCTCCCCTTCGTGAAACCCGGTGTGAGGTTCCTCACCAAGCCGCAACGGGCGTGCGGCCGCAAGTGGGGCAAGAACATCCAGGCCATTTACTGCAATCCCACGCGGCAGATCGTGTTCCTGCTGGACAAGAGCATCGTGGACGACCCCGGTGACCTGTTCCTGATGGACGTGATCGCCCACGAGTACGGCCACCACGTCCAGAACCTCGCCGGCATGTGGAAGGCCTACGACCGGCTGCCCGGTCGCGGCGAGAACGAGTACCTGGAGCAGACCCGCCGGCACGAGCTGCAGGCCGAGTGCCTCGCGGGCGCCTTCATCGGCGCGGTCTGGCCCTCGCTCGACCGCACGGCCGAGGACTGGAACGACCTCGTGGCGGCCGACCGGCGCAGCGGCGACGAGATCGCCGACGTGCGCGACCACGGCAAGGGCCGCAACATCGCCAACTGGCTGAGCCGCGGCTACAAGGCGACGGCGCCGTCCGCGTGCAACACCTGGATCGCCGGCTCCGCGATGGTGGCCTGA
- a CDS encoding TSUP family transporter yields MTHDLLALLIAGCVVFAGAVVQGGVGFGLGLLAAPVVTVLDPTVMPAAVQVVNAVLPLLTLLAEWRAIDWRGLGFALLGRLPGGVLGGLVVVYVSGQVLGVLVGVMVLAAVAVTAAAVAVPRNRATLAAAGLLSGITGTATGIGGPPVAIVYQHDKGPRIRATLAMYFFLAATQSLAILAAVGKLPLRALAAGALLIPFLVAGYAVSGPLRRFLDGGRIRAGILLVATASAFVLITRSLTG; encoded by the coding sequence ATGACTCATGATCTTCTCGCGTTACTGATCGCCGGGTGCGTGGTGTTCGCCGGGGCGGTGGTCCAAGGAGGGGTCGGGTTCGGCCTGGGGCTGCTCGCCGCGCCGGTCGTCACCGTCCTCGACCCCACGGTCATGCCCGCGGCCGTGCAGGTGGTCAACGCCGTGCTGCCGCTGCTCACGCTCCTCGCGGAGTGGCGCGCGATCGACTGGCGCGGCCTCGGCTTCGCGCTGCTCGGCAGGCTCCCCGGCGGCGTGCTCGGCGGGCTCGTCGTCGTGTACGTCAGCGGCCAGGTCCTCGGCGTGCTGGTCGGGGTGATGGTGCTGGCCGCGGTGGCGGTCACCGCGGCCGCGGTGGCCGTCCCCCGCAACAGGGCCACGCTCGCCGCCGCCGGTCTGCTCTCGGGGATCACCGGCACGGCCACCGGCATCGGCGGGCCCCCGGTCGCGATCGTCTACCAGCACGACAAGGGCCCGAGGATCCGGGCGACGCTCGCGATGTACTTCTTCCTCGCGGCGACGCAGTCGCTGGCGATCCTCGCCGCGGTCGGGAAGCTGCCCCTCAGGGCGCTCGCCGCGGGCGCCCTGCTCATCCCCTTCCTGGTGGCCGGATACGCCGTCTCCGGGCCGCTGCGGCGCTTCCTGGACGGCGGGCGCATCCGCGCGGGCATCCTCCTCGTGGCCACGGCCTCGGCCTTCGTGCTGATCACGCGCAGCCTGACGGGCTGA
- a CDS encoding aconitate hydratase produces MPATSANSFGSRDTLRVGDAEYEIYRLDAVEGSARLPYSLKILLENLLRTEDGANITGEHIRALGAWDPKAAPSVEIQFTPARVIMQDFTGVPCVVDLATMREAVRDLGGDPARINPLAPAEMVIDHSVIVDFFGGPDSFQRNVEREYERNRERYQFLRWGQTAFDEFKVVPPGTGIVHQVNIEHLARVVMVRDGKAYPDTCVGTDSHTTMENGVGVLGWGVGGIEAEAAMLGQPISMLIPRVVGFKLTGELPPGATATDLVLRITEMLRHHGVVGKFVEFYGEGVAAVPLANRATIGNMSPEFGSTCAIFPIDGETIKYLKLTGRSDEQVALVEAYAKAQGLWHDPSSEPDFSEYIELDLSTVVPSIAGPKRPQDRIALDAAKRTWRHDVRVFVPDYDPEYDLVDEEGKESFPASDSPASNAQADGHDKGDRPAAAPAAGAEAVAGRPRKPTPVTLADGTSFEIDHGAVVIAAITSCTNTSNPYVMIGAALLARNAVDKGLTRRPWVKTSLAPGSQVVTGYLERAGLTPYLDKLGFNLVGYGCTTCIGNSGPLPEEISEAVQSGDLAVTAVLSGNRNFEGRINPDVKMNYLASPPLVVAYALAGTMDLDLNTEPLGTGADGAPVYLKDIWPSPEEVAEVVNSSIGEDMFKRDYADVFTGDETWRSLPVPTGDTFEWDPASTYVRKAPYFDGMPSEPEPVTDIAGARVLALLGDSVTTDHISPAGSIKADSPAGRYLKENGVALKDFNSYGSRRGNHEVMIRGTFANIRLRNQIAPGTEGGFTRDFTQDGGPVSTIYDASVNYQAAGLPLVVLAGKEYGSGSSRDWAAKGTALLGVRAVIAESYERIHRSNLIGMGVLPLQFPEGQSAASLGLTGEETFDITGVEELNAGTTPATVTVRAGDKEFQAVVRIDTPGEADYYRHGGIMQYVLRSLLAKS; encoded by the coding sequence GTGCCCGCAACGTCCGCGAACAGCTTCGGCAGCCGTGACACACTCCGTGTCGGTGACGCGGAGTACGAGATCTACCGGCTGGACGCCGTGGAGGGGTCGGCGCGCCTCCCGTACAGCTTGAAGATCCTCCTGGAGAACCTGCTCCGCACCGAGGACGGCGCCAACATCACCGGCGAGCACATCCGCGCGCTCGGCGCGTGGGATCCGAAGGCCGCGCCCAGCGTGGAGATCCAGTTCACCCCGGCCCGCGTGATCATGCAGGACTTCACCGGCGTGCCCTGCGTGGTCGACCTGGCCACGATGCGCGAGGCCGTGCGCGACCTCGGCGGCGACCCGGCCAGGATCAACCCCCTGGCCCCCGCCGAGATGGTCATCGACCACTCGGTCATCGTCGACTTCTTCGGCGGCCCGGACTCCTTCCAGCGCAACGTGGAGCGCGAGTACGAGCGCAACCGCGAGCGCTACCAGTTCCTGCGCTGGGGCCAGACCGCCTTCGACGAGTTCAAGGTCGTCCCGCCCGGCACCGGCATCGTCCACCAGGTCAACATCGAGCACCTGGCCCGCGTCGTGATGGTCCGCGACGGCAAGGCGTACCCCGACACCTGCGTCGGCACCGACAGCCACACCACCATGGAGAACGGCGTCGGCGTGCTCGGCTGGGGCGTCGGCGGCATCGAGGCCGAGGCCGCCATGCTCGGCCAGCCGATCTCCATGCTGATCCCGCGCGTGGTCGGCTTCAAGCTCACCGGCGAGCTGCCCCCCGGCGCGACCGCCACCGACCTGGTCCTGCGCATCACCGAGATGCTCCGGCACCACGGCGTGGTCGGCAAGTTCGTCGAGTTCTACGGCGAGGGCGTCGCGGCCGTCCCGCTGGCCAACCGGGCCACGATCGGCAACATGAGCCCCGAGTTCGGCTCCACCTGCGCGATCTTCCCGATCGACGGCGAGACGATCAAGTACCTCAAGCTCACCGGCCGCAGCGACGAGCAGGTCGCGCTGGTCGAGGCGTACGCCAAGGCCCAGGGCCTGTGGCACGACCCCTCCAGCGAGCCGGACTTCTCCGAGTACATCGAGCTGGACCTGTCCACCGTCGTGCCGTCCATCGCCGGCCCCAAGCGCCCGCAGGACCGCATCGCGCTGGACGCCGCCAAGCGGACCTGGCGGCACGACGTGCGGGTCTTCGTGCCGGACTACGACCCGGAATACGACCTCGTGGACGAGGAGGGCAAGGAGTCCTTCCCCGCGTCCGACTCACCGGCCTCCAACGCCCAGGCCGACGGGCACGACAAGGGGGACCGGCCGGCCGCCGCCCCCGCCGCGGGCGCCGAGGCGGTCGCGGGCCGCCCCCGCAAGCCCACCCCGGTCACCCTCGCCGACGGCACCTCCTTCGAGATCGACCACGGCGCCGTGGTGATCGCCGCGATCACCTCCTGCACCAACACCTCCAACCCCTACGTCATGATCGGCGCCGCCCTGCTCGCCAGGAACGCCGTCGACAAGGGGCTGACCCGCAGGCCGTGGGTGAAGACCTCGCTGGCTCCGGGGTCGCAGGTCGTCACCGGCTACCTGGAGCGCGCCGGGCTCACGCCCTACCTCGACAAGCTCGGGTTCAACCTCGTCGGCTACGGCTGCACGACCTGCATCGGCAACTCCGGCCCCCTGCCGGAGGAGATCTCCGAGGCGGTCCAGTCCGGCGACCTCGCCGTGACGGCGGTGCTGTCCGGCAACCGCAACTTCGAGGGCCGGATCAACCCCGACGTCAAGATGAACTACCTGGCCTCGCCGCCGCTGGTCGTCGCCTACGCCCTCGCGGGCACGATGGACCTGGACCTGAACACCGAGCCCCTGGGCACGGGCGCCGACGGCGCGCCGGTGTACCTCAAGGACATCTGGCCCTCCCCGGAGGAGGTCGCCGAGGTCGTCAACTCCTCGATCGGCGAGGACATGTTCAAGCGGGACTACGCCGACGTGTTCACCGGCGACGAGACCTGGCGGTCGCTGCCGGTCCCGACCGGCGACACCTTCGAGTGGGACCCGGCCTCGACCTACGTCCGCAAGGCGCCGTACTTCGACGGGATGCCGAGCGAGCCGGAGCCGGTCACCGACATCGCGGGCGCCCGCGTGCTGGCCCTGCTCGGCGACTCGGTGACGACCGACCACATCTCCCCGGCGGGCTCGATCAAGGCCGACTCGCCCGCGGGCCGTTACCTGAAGGAGAACGGCGTCGCGCTCAAGGACTTCAACTCCTACGGGTCGCGCCGCGGCAACCACGAGGTCATGATCCGGGGCACGTTCGCCAACATCCGCCTGCGCAACCAGATCGCGCCGGGCACCGAGGGCGGCTTCACCCGCGACTTCACCCAGGACGGCGGCCCGGTCTCCACGATCTACGACGCCTCGGTGAACTACCAGGCGGCCGGCCTCCCGCTGGTGGTGCTGGCGGGCAAGGAGTACGGCTCGGGCTCCTCGCGCGACTGGGCGGCCAAGGGCACGGCCCTGCTCGGCGTGCGCGCGGTGATCGCCGAGTCCTACGAGCGCATCCACCGCTCCAACCTCATCGGCATGGGCGTGCTGCCGCTGCAGTTCCCCGAGGGCCAGAGCGCCGCCTCGCTCGGGCTGACCGGCGAGGAGACCTTCGACATCACCGGCGTCGAGGAGCTCAACGCGGGCACGACCCCGGCCACGGTGACGGTCAGGGCCGGCGACAAGGAGTTCCAGGCGGTCGTGCGCATCGACACGCCCGGCGAGGCCGACTACTACCGCCACGGCGGCATCATGCAGTACGTCCTGCGCTCCCTGCTGGCCAAGAGCTGA
- a CDS encoding HRDC domain-containing protein, with product MTDDELIPASEVVPLLEPREGIPPVIEDAAALAAAVRAFADGTGPVAVDAERASGYRYSGRAYLVQLRRAGAGSVLIDPTACPDLSELDAVLADAEIVLHAATQDLACLAELGFVPRALFDTELAGRLLGYERVGLGTMVENVLGLRLEKGHSAADWSQRPLPEDWLRYAVLDVEVLVELRDKLHEELAAAGKLAWAEEEFAAILATPPSPPRTDPWRRTSGIHRVRNLRGLAVVRELWTLRDELARTADLAPGRVLPDSAIVAAALEQPRTTKALTEIAPFTGRSARRHLREWLNAVGRARALPESQLPQPTGPGDGPPPANRWADRDPAAAKRLAAARAAVAALADAHRMPTENLLQPETIRRLTWEPPADLGDEGVSARLRELGAREWQIALTAHPLSKALVRLVVKSEVDEPPATPLTG from the coding sequence GTGACCGACGACGAACTCATCCCCGCATCCGAGGTAGTGCCGCTTCTGGAACCCCGTGAGGGCATCCCGCCGGTCATCGAGGACGCCGCCGCGCTCGCGGCGGCCGTCCGCGCGTTCGCGGACGGCACCGGCCCGGTGGCCGTGGACGCCGAGCGCGCCTCCGGCTACCGCTACAGCGGCCGGGCCTACCTGGTGCAGCTACGCCGCGCCGGGGCGGGCAGCGTGCTCATCGACCCGACCGCCTGCCCCGACCTCTCCGAGCTCGACGCGGTCCTCGCCGACGCCGAGATCGTCCTGCACGCCGCCACGCAGGACCTGGCCTGCCTGGCCGAGCTGGGCTTCGTCCCGCGCGCGCTCTTCGACACCGAGCTGGCCGGGCGGCTGCTCGGCTACGAGCGGGTGGGGCTCGGCACGATGGTCGAGAACGTCCTCGGCCTGCGCCTGGAGAAGGGGCACTCGGCCGCCGACTGGTCGCAGCGCCCCCTGCCCGAGGACTGGCTCCGCTACGCCGTGCTCGACGTCGAGGTGCTCGTCGAGCTGCGCGACAAACTGCACGAGGAGCTCGCCGCCGCCGGCAAGCTGGCCTGGGCCGAGGAGGAGTTCGCCGCCATCCTGGCCACTCCCCCGTCGCCGCCGCGCACCGACCCCTGGCGGCGGACCTCCGGCATCCACCGGGTGCGCAACCTGCGCGGGCTGGCCGTGGTGCGCGAGCTGTGGACGCTGCGCGACGAGCTGGCCCGCACCGCCGACCTCGCCCCCGGGCGCGTCCTGCCGGACTCGGCGATCGTCGCGGCGGCCCTGGAGCAGCCGCGCACGACCAAGGCGCTGACCGAGATCGCCCCGTTCACCGGGCGCAGCGCGCGGCGCCATCTGCGCGAGTGGCTGAACGCCGTCGGACGGGCGCGGGCGCTGCCGGAGTCACAGCTCCCCCAGCCCACCGGGCCAGGTGACGGCCCGCCGCCGGCCAACCGCTGGGCCGACCGCGACCCGGCCGCGGCCAAGCGCCTGGCCGCCGCCCGCGCCGCGGTGGCCGCGCTCGCCGACGCCCACCGCATGCCCACGGAGAACCTGCTCCAGCCGGAGACGATCCGCCGCCTGACCTGGGAGCCGCCGGCCGACCTCGGCGACGAGGGGGTGTCGGCCCGGCTGCGGGAGCTCGGGGCCCGCGAGTGGCAGATCGCGCTGACCGCGCACCCGCTGTCCAAGGCGCTGGTGCGGCTCGTCGTCAAGAGTGAGGTGGACGAGCCCCCGGCGACGCCGCTGACCGGTTAG
- the dxs gene encoding 1-deoxy-D-xylulose-5-phosphate synthase: MPDLLASVKGPGDLKRLPPGELPALAAQIRDLLVATTSRTGGHLGPNLGVVELTIALHRVFDSPRDRILWDTGHQAYVHKMLTGRAADFDTLRQEGGLSGYPSQAESEHDVIENSHASTALSYADGLAKAYKLRGETGRTVVAVIGDGALTGGMAWEALNNIAGHAKDPDLPLVIVVNDNGRSYSPTIGGLASHLASLRMTQNYEHMLEFVKHNLGRVPVVGTPLYDTLHGVKKGLKDVLAPQVMFEDLGLKYVGPIDGHDEQAVEAALRRARDFRGPVIVHVLTTKGYGYSPAENHDEDCFHSPQPFDPLTGEEQPRPHGWTNVFGQELVRLGAERPDLVAITAAMLHPTGLAGFAEAYPDRTYDVGIAEQHALTSAAGLALGGLHPVVAVYATFLNRAFDQLLMDVALHRLPVTVVLDRAGVTGDDGASHNGMWDLSILQVVPGLSVAAPRDAARLRELLGEAVAVEDGPTVLRFPKGAVGADIPAVGRLGSMDVLRGGEPADVLLVAVGPMASICLDAAALLDAHGISATVVDPRWVKPLDPALVGAAAAARLVAVVEDNGRVGGVGDAVARLLRDSEVDVPVRTFGVAQRFLGHAKRAKILSELGLTGQDLARRITEAVTRGAPVLEDHPAS; the protein is encoded by the coding sequence GTGCCCGACCTTTTGGCGTCGGTGAAGGGCCCCGGCGACCTCAAGCGCCTGCCGCCCGGCGAGCTGCCCGCCCTGGCCGCCCAGATCCGCGACCTCCTCGTCGCCACGACCTCGCGCACCGGCGGCCACCTCGGCCCGAACCTCGGTGTCGTCGAGCTCACCATCGCCCTGCACCGCGTGTTCGACTCCCCGCGCGACCGCATCCTGTGGGACACCGGCCACCAGGCGTACGTCCACAAGATGCTCACCGGCCGCGCCGCCGACTTCGACACCCTCCGCCAGGAGGGCGGCCTGTCCGGCTACCCGAGCCAGGCCGAGTCCGAGCACGACGTCATCGAGAACTCCCACGCCTCCACGGCCCTGTCCTACGCCGACGGCCTCGCCAAGGCGTACAAACTGCGCGGCGAGACCGGGCGCACGGTCGTCGCGGTCATCGGCGACGGCGCGCTCACCGGCGGCATGGCCTGGGAGGCCCTCAACAACATCGCCGGCCACGCCAAGGACCCCGACCTCCCGCTGGTGATCGTCGTCAACGACAACGGCAGGTCCTACTCCCCGACGATCGGCGGCCTCGCCTCCCACCTGGCGTCCCTGCGCATGACGCAGAACTACGAGCACATGCTGGAGTTCGTCAAGCACAACCTCGGCCGCGTCCCCGTCGTCGGCACCCCGCTGTACGACACGCTGCACGGGGTCAAGAAGGGCCTCAAGGACGTCCTGGCGCCCCAGGTGATGTTCGAGGACCTCGGCCTCAAGTACGTCGGCCCCATCGACGGCCACGACGAGCAGGCCGTCGAGGCCGCGCTGCGCCGGGCCCGCGACTTCCGCGGCCCCGTCATCGTCCACGTCCTGACCACCAAGGGGTACGGCTACTCGCCCGCCGAGAACCACGACGAGGACTGCTTCCACTCCCCGCAGCCGTTCGACCCGCTGACCGGCGAGGAGCAGCCCCGCCCGCACGGCTGGACCAACGTCTTCGGCCAGGAACTGGTCCGGCTCGGCGCCGAGCGGCCCGACCTGGTGGCCATCACCGCCGCCATGCTGCACCCCACCGGCCTGGCCGGGTTCGCCGAGGCGTACCCCGACCGCACCTACGACGTCGGCATCGCCGAGCAGCACGCCCTCACCAGCGCGGCCGGGCTGGCCCTCGGCGGCCTGCACCCGGTGGTCGCCGTCTACGCCACCTTCCTCAACCGCGCCTTCGACCAGCTCCTCATGGACGTCGCGCTGCACCGCCTGCCCGTCACCGTCGTGCTCGACCGCGCGGGCGTCACCGGCGACGACGGCGCCAGCCACAACGGCATGTGGGACCTGTCCATCCTCCAGGTCGTCCCCGGCCTGTCGGTCGCCGCGCCCCGCGACGCCGCCCGCCTGCGCGAGCTGCTCGGCGAGGCCGTCGCGGTCGAGGACGGGCCGACCGTCCTGCGGTTTCCCAAGGGCGCCGTCGGCGCCGACATCCCCGCCGTGGGCCGTCTCGGCTCGATGGACGTCCTGCGCGGCGGCGAGCCCGCCGACGTGCTGCTGGTGGCCGTGGGCCCCATGGCGTCGATCTGCCTGGACGCCGCCGCGCTGCTGGACGCGCACGGCATCTCCGCCACCGTGGTCGACCCCCGCTGGGTCAAGCCGCTCGACCCGGCCCTGGTCGGCGCCGCGGCCGCCGCCCGGCTCGTCGCGGTCGTCGAGGACAACGGCCGCGTCGGCGGCGTCGGCGACGCGGTGGCCCGCCTGCTCAGGGACTCCGAGGTCGACGTCCCGGTGCGCACGTTCGGCGTCGCGCAGCGCTTCCTCGGCCACGCCAAGCGCGCCAAGATCCTCTCCGAGCTGGGTCTCACCGGCCAGGACCTGGCCCGCCGGATCACCGAGGCCGTCACGCGCGGCGCCCCCGTCCTGGAGGACCACCCCGCCTCCTGA
- a CDS encoding amino acid permease yields the protein MFRTKSIERSIEDTEAPEHRLRRSLSALDLTVFGVGVIVGTGIFVLTGQVARDTSGPAVAVSFVIAAVVCGLAALCYAEFASTVPVAGSAYTFSYATLGEFPAWIVGWDLMLEMALGGAVVAVGWSGYFAELMASLGIDLPPSLAGDHATFNVPAVAIVLILTGVLVAGIKLSSRLNLTVVTIKVAVILLVIVAGLFFIKSANYTPFVPPAQPTPAVEGLKAPLIQSLFGLTPAAYGVFGIFSGAAIVFFAFIGFDVVATAAEETKRPQRDLPIGIIASLAICTFLYVAVSLVVVGMQPYDRLSRSAPLAGAFRVAGQDWLAGIISVGALAGLTTVVMILMLGQSRVFFAMSRDNLLPRNLAAVHPRFGTPYLITVIIGGVTALLAGFIPLSALAELVNIGTLFAFILVSVGVVILRRTRPDLPRAFRTPLVPLVPILSVLACLYLMLNLPAETWLRFLIWMVIGVAVYLFYGRRHSRVERGSRVAVK from the coding sequence ATGTTCCGCACGAAATCGATCGAGCGGTCGATCGAGGACACCGAGGCGCCCGAGCACCGTCTGCGGCGCAGCCTGAGCGCCCTCGATCTGACGGTGTTCGGGGTCGGGGTCATCGTCGGCACCGGCATCTTCGTCCTGACCGGGCAGGTCGCCCGGGACACCTCCGGGCCCGCGGTCGCGGTGTCCTTCGTCATCGCCGCCGTCGTCTGCGGGCTCGCGGCCCTGTGCTACGCCGAGTTCGCCTCCACGGTGCCGGTGGCCGGCTCGGCGTACACGTTCTCCTACGCCACCCTGGGCGAGTTCCCGGCGTGGATCGTCGGGTGGGACCTGATGCTGGAGATGGCACTCGGCGGCGCGGTCGTGGCGGTCGGCTGGTCGGGGTACTTCGCCGAGCTGATGGCGAGCCTCGGCATCGACCTGCCCCCCTCGCTGGCCGGCGACCACGCCACCTTCAACGTGCCCGCCGTGGCGATCGTGCTCATCCTCACCGGCGTCCTGGTGGCGGGCATCAAGCTGTCCTCCCGGCTCAACCTCACCGTCGTCACGATCAAGGTCGCGGTCATCCTCCTGGTCATCGTGGCCGGGCTGTTCTTCATCAAGAGCGCCAACTACACCCCGTTCGTCCCGCCCGCGCAGCCCACCCCGGCCGTCGAAGGGCTCAAGGCGCCGCTGATCCAGTCGCTCTTCGGGCTCACCCCCGCCGCCTACGGCGTCTTCGGCATCTTCTCCGGCGCGGCCATCGTCTTCTTCGCCTTCATCGGGTTCGACGTCGTCGCCACCGCGGCCGAGGAGACCAAGAGGCCCCAGCGCGACCTGCCCATCGGCATCATCGCCTCCCTCGCCATCTGCACCTTCCTGTACGTCGCGGTCTCCCTGGTCGTCGTCGGCATGCAGCCCTACGACCGGCTCAGCCGCTCGGCCCCGCTGGCCGGGGCGTTCCGCGTCGCCGGGCAGGACTGGCTCGCGGGCATCATCAGCGTGGGCGCGCTGGCCGGGCTGACGACGGTCGTGATGATCCTCATGCTCGGGCAGAGCCGCGTGTTCTTCGCGATGAGCCGCGACAACCTGCTGCCCCGCAACCTCGCCGCCGTCCACCCCCGGTTCGGCACGCCGTACCTCATCACGGTCATCATCGGGGGCGTGACCGCGCTGCTGGCCGGGTTCATCCCCCTCTCGGCCCTGGCCGAGCTGGTCAACATCGGCACGCTGTTCGCGTTCATCCTGGTCTCGGTGGGCGTCGTCATCCTGCGCCGCACCCGCCCCGACCTGCCCCGCGCGTTCCGCACGCCGCTCGTCCCGCTGGTGCCGATCCTCTCGGTGCTGGCCTGCCTGTACCTGATGCTGAACCTGCCGGCCGAGACCTGGCTGCGCTTCCTGATCTGGATGGTCATCGGCGTCGCCGTCTACCTGTTCTACGGCCGGCGGCACAGCCGCGTCGAGCGGGGATCACGGGTGGCCGTCAAGTAG